One Littorina saxatilis isolate snail1 linkage group LG12, US_GU_Lsax_2.0, whole genome shotgun sequence genomic region harbors:
- the LOC138983179 gene encoding serine-aspartate repeat-containing protein I-like → MNPSQSVDIKCHTRPALLHETHSKTRPALLHKTHSKTRPALLHETHSKTRPALLYETHSKTRPALLHETHSKTRPALLYETHSKTRPALLHETYPKTRPALLHGTHPKTRPALLYETHPKTRPALLYETHSKTRPALLHETHPKTRPALLYETHSKTRPALLQETHPKTRPALLHETHPKTRPALLHETHSKTRPELLYETHSKTRPALLHETHPKTRPALLYETHSKTRPALLHETHSKTRAALLHETHPKTRPALLHETHSKTRPELLHETHSKTRPALLHETHSKTRPALLHETHSN, encoded by the exons ATGAATCCCTCGCAGTCTGTGGATATCAAGTGCCAT aCACGCCCAGCACTCCTGCACGAAACACACTCCAAGACACGCCCAGCACTCCTGCACAAAACACACTCCAAAACACGTCCAGCACTCCTGCACGAAACACACTCCAAGACACGCCCAGCACTCCTGTACGAAACACACTCCAAGACACGCCCAGCACTCCTGCACGAAACACACTCCAAGACACGCCCAGCACTCCTGTACGAAACACACTCCAAGACACGCCCAGCACTCCTGCACGAAACATACCCCAAGACACGCCCAGCACTCCTGCACGGCACACACCCCAAGACACGCCCAGCACTCCTGTACGAAACACACCCCAAGACACGCCCAGCACTCCTGTATGAAACACACTCCAAGACACGCCCAGCACTCCTGCACGAAACACACCCCAAGACACGCCCAGCACTCCTGTACGAAACACACTCCAAGACACGCCCAGCACTCCTGCAAGAAACACACCCCAAGACACGCCCAGCACTCCTGCACGAAACACACCCCAAGACACGCCCAGCACTCCTGCACGAAACACACTCCAAGACACGCCCAGAACTCCTGTACGAAACACACTCCAAGACACGCCCAGCACTCCTGCACGAAACACACCCCAAGACACGCCCAGCACTCCTGTACGAAACACACTCCAAGACACGCCCAGCACTCCTGCACGAAACACACTCCAAGACACGCGCAGCACTCCTGCACGAAACACACCCCAAGACACGCCCAGCACTCCTGCACGAAACACACTCCAAGACACGCCCAGAACTCCTGCACGAAACACACTCCAAGACACGCCCAGCACTCCTGCACGAAACACACTCCAAGACACGCCCAGCACTCCTGCACGAAACACACTCCAATTAA